The Streptococcaceae bacterium ESL0729 genome has a segment encoding these proteins:
- a CDS encoding dTDP-4-dehydrorhamnose 3,5-epimerase, whose amino-acid sequence MAAKIDNFSSTESKIDGLKIIKTKTAKDERGTVRELYRASAYSEVLPETLRPWQQINLTRTKKGAIRGLHGEAMAKLVTVAYGRAFGVYVDTRPASKTLGQVETVELKPGVQVFVPQGVCNGFQALDDETEYLYFFDNEWKPGMEGVALTPLDKDLNIDWPIPVSMDNFEQVSEKDFNAPTLKDILG is encoded by the coding sequence AAATCATAAAAACGAAGACTGCAAAAGATGAAAGAGGTACAGTCAGGGAACTTTATAGGGCAAGTGCCTATTCTGAGGTTTTACCTGAGACCTTAAGACCCTGGCAGCAGATTAATTTAACAAGGACTAAAAAGGGTGCCATTCGTGGACTCCACGGGGAAGCCATGGCTAAGTTGGTCACTGTGGCTTATGGTAGAGCCTTTGGAGTATATGTGGATACAAGACCAGCCAGTAAGACTCTTGGACAGGTTGAAACGGTTGAGCTTAAGCCAGGTGTACAAGTTTTTGTGCCTCAGGGTGTCTGTAACGGATTTCAAGCCCTAGATGATGAGACAGAATACCTGTACTTCTTTGACAATGAATGGAAGCCAGGTATGGAAGGAGTCGCCCTAACTCCTTTGGACAAGGACTTAAATATTGACTGGCCTATTCCAGTATCAATGGATAATTTTGAACAAGTATCGGAAAAAGATTTTAATGCTCCGACTTTGAAGGATATTTTAGGTTAA